One Lycium ferocissimum isolate CSIRO_LF1 unplaced genomic scaffold, AGI_CSIRO_Lferr_CH_V1 ctg21400, whole genome shotgun sequence genomic region harbors:
- the LOC132043118 gene encoding probable inactive receptor kinase At5g58300, with the protein MRICCVYQLLLALLVVVTLIPVALGDLDSDKQALLAFASAVPHGPKFNWSLATPIWSSWVGITCSEDGARVVAVRLPGVGLTGPLPQNTLGKIDSLRIISLRANRLNGNLPVEITSLSSLQCLFLQQNNFSGPIPSSFPNKLNVLDLSCNSFIGKIPVTLQNLTQLTGLSLQNNSLSGPIPSLTLPRLRHLNLSYNSLNGSIPSALQQFPNSSFEGNSLLCGLPLNPCSPLLPPAPSPNIPPKRSSKKKLKLGIIIAIAAGGAMLLFLVILVMYLCCRKRKESNVLKRKSSSEKPREELGSGVQEADRNKLLFFEGFSYNFDLEDLLRASAEVLGKGSFGTAYKAILEESTTVVVKRLKEVIVGKKDFEQQMEIIGRVGQHPNTVPLRAYYYSKDEKLLVYDYFSSGNLSVLLHGSHASAGRTPLDWESRVKISLGAARGIAHIHSIGGPKISHGNIKSSNVLLLNQDMGACVSDFGLAPVMNFAAAPARHPGYRAPEVIETWKHTHKSDVYSFGVLMLEMLTGKQPIQSRGRDHMVDLPRWVQSVVREEWTAEVFDVELMRFQNIEEGMVQMLQIAMACVARVAYMRPTMHEVVRMIQDVRQSDSDNRPSSEDNKTVQTP; encoded by the exons ATGCGAATCTGCTGCGTCTATCAACTACTGCTTGCCCTTTTGGTTGTAGTAACTCTTATTCCCGTGGCACTTGGTGATCTAGACTCTGATAAACAGGCCCTTCTTGCCTTTGCTTCTGCAGTTCCCCATGGCCCGAAGTTCAACTGGAGTCTTGCCACTCCTATATGGTCATCTTGGGTAGGCATTACTTGTAGTGAAGATGGAGCCCGTGTAGTCGCTGTACGACTTCCAGGAGTTGGACTCACTGGTCCACTCCCACAAAATACTCTTGGAAAGATCGATTCTCTAAGGATTATCAGCCTTCGAGCTAATCGACTCAATGGAAATCTTCCTGTGGAGATCACCTCACTTTCTTCCCTCCAATGCCTCTTCCTCCAGCAAAATAACTTCTCTGGAcctattccttcttcttttccaaataaactGAATGTTTTGGACCTTTCATGTAATTCCTTTATTGGTAAGATTCCTGTAACTCTTCAGAATTTGACTCAACTAACTGGGTTGAGCTTGCAGAACAACTCGCTGTCTGGACCAATTCCCAGTCTCACCCTCCCAAGGCTAAGACATTTAAATTTAAGCTACAACAGTCTTAATGGTTCCATTCCATCAGCCCTCCAACAGTTCCCCAACTCTTCATTTGAAGGTAACTCACTCTTGTGTGGGCTACCCTTAAATCCATGTTCCCCTCTTTTACCACCAGCCCCTTCCCCAAACATTCCTCCAAAACGAAGCTCAAAGAAAAAACTGAAATTAGGCATTATTATTGCTATTGCTGCTGGAGGGGCTATGCTCCTCTTTCTGGTAATTCTGGTCATGTATTTGTGCTGtcggaaaaggaaagaaagcaaTGTGCTGAAAAGGAAGTCTTCAAGTGAAAAGCCCAGGGAAGAGCTTGGTAGTGGGGTACAAGAGGCTGATAGAAATAAGCTGCTTTTCTTTGAAGGCTTCTCTTACAATTTTGATCTTGAGGACTTGCTGAGGGCCTCTGCTGAAGTGCTAGGAAAGGGGAGTTTTGGAACTGCATACAAGGCTATTTTAGAGGAGTCAACAACAGTAGTAGTAAAAAGATTAAAAGAAGTCATTGTTGGGAAGAAGGACTTTGAACAGCAGATGGAAATTATTGGTAGAGTTGGGCAACATCCAAACACTGTCCCTTTACGTGCTTATTATTACTCCAAGGATGAGAAGCTACTTGTCTATGATTATTTCTCAAGCGGCAATTTGTCTGTACTCTTGCATG GAAGCCATGCTTCTGCTGGAAGAACTCCACTGGACTGGGAATCAAGAGTGAAAATATCACTTGGAGCAGCACGAGGAATCGCCCATATTCATTCAATTGGTGGTCCAAAAATTAGTCACGGAAATATAAAATCGTCTAATGTACTCCTCCTCAACCAAGATATGGGTGCTTGTGTTTCTGATTTTGGTTTAGCGCCAGTTATGAACTTCGCTGCAGCACCAGCTCGCCATCCAGGTTATCGGGCTCCTGAGGTGATTGAAACATGGAAGCACACTCATAAATCAGATGTGTACAGCTTTGGTGTCCTAATGCTTGAGATGCTAACAGGCAAGCAGCCTATTCAATCACGAGGGCGTGATCACATGGTTGATCTTCCTAGGTGGGTCCAGTCAGTTGTCAGGGAAGAATGGACCGCTGAGGTCTTTGATGTCGAGTTGATGAGATTTCAAAACATCGAAGAGGGGATGGTGCAAATGCTACAAATTGCTATGGCATGTGTTGCAAGAGTTGCATACATGAGACCCACCATGCATGAAGTTGTTAGAATGATACAAGACGTCCGCCAATCCGACTCCGATAATCGCCCATCTTCAGAAGACAATAAAACTGTGCAGACCCCTTGA